In the Microcaecilia unicolor chromosome 10, aMicUni1.1, whole genome shotgun sequence genome, one interval contains:
- the LOC115479150 gene encoding histidine-rich glycoprotein-like isoform X2 translates to MKLFTALLTSMFFSLSSALTPESVLPANCSAVFPAAVKALDWINKVQEEGYILSLFRIADAHEQQVINGAVYYLTMDVVETKCPVVIKKHWLDCQIAPYFLTRFGQCKLIIYINNDQSTVQLYHYNCTISPVPSQLISSTCPACPTVFEDGREDFYLILKAKEGLEQYNGENNFTNYFKFDKIEKVSRQIIDAPMYTIEFIVRETNCSKSLPDVNVSKCHFLENKPAIGFCIANSSAPDVTVSCEIYNPKEDHPEDPDVDSKDCRRTGHKHEHGHRHEHDRGHKHGHRHEHGHSHGHRHRHEHGHRHRHEHGHRHGHECRRRHGHRKCHRPHHHHHHHHHPHTNGHNNTQPEGKELHHEHKHECRPPPGHGYNATRHERLVSYDSSSEEHGVIKASCWTKSPSGAMLYLSLQNEFDVLPVPIIPNQPELFGSSDGITELPGPGEPGEKLLPCRALAIQPFPLKLSDSESCPEQPREFMPEILHLFPK, encoded by the exons GCTACATTTTAAGTCTCTTCCGCATTGCCGATGCGCATGAGCAACAAGTG ATAAATGGGGCTGTCTATTACCTGACGATGGATGTAGTAGAAACAAAATGCCCAGTGGTGATCAAGAAGCACTGGCTGGACTGTCAGATCGCACCCTACTTTCTAACG aggtTTGGACAATGCAAACTAATCATTTATATAAACAATGATCAGTCAACAGTTCAGCTGTACCACTATAACTGCACAATAAGTCCAG TTCCGTCTCAGTTAATCTCCTCCACGTGCCCAGCCTGCCCTACCGTATTTGAAGATGGTCGTGAGGATTTTTACTTGATACTGAAAGCTAAAGAAGGTCTTGAACAATACAACGGAGAAAATAACTTTACAAACTATTTCAAATTTGATAAGATTGAAAAGGTGTCAAGGCAG ATAATAGACGCTCCAATGTATACAATAGAATTCATCGTCAGAGAGACCAACTGTTCTAAGTCGTTACCAGATGTAAACGTGTCCAAATGCCATTTCCTGGAGAACAAGCCAGCT ATTGGATTTTGCATCGCTAATTCATCTGCACCCGATGTTACAGTGTCCTGTGAAATTTATAACCCTAAG GAGGACCATCCTGAAGATCCAGATGTAGATTCGAAAGATTGTCGGAGAACTGGACATAAGCACGAGCATGGACACAGGCATGAACATGATCGTGGGCATAAGCACGGACATAGGCATGAGCATGGGCACAGCCATGGGCACAGGCATAGGCATGAGCATGGGCACAGGCATAGGCATGAGCATGGGCACAGACACGGACATGAGTGTAGACGTAGGCATGGGCATAGAAAATGTCACAGAccacatcatcatcatcatcaccatCATCATCCTCATACCAATGGCCATAACAACACTCAACCTGAAGGAAAAGAGCTTCATCATGAGCACAAGCATGAATGTAGACCTCCTCCAGGTCATGGGTACAACGCTACTAGGCATGAAAGACTAGTGTCCTATGACAGCTCCTCAGAAGAACATGGCGTGATTAAAGCCTCTTGTTGGACCAAAAGTCCTTCTGGGGCAATGCTATATCTTTCGTTGCAAAATGAATTTGATGTTCTTCCTGTTCCAATCATTCCCAACCAACCCGAGCTGTTTGGTTCATCGGATGGAATAACTGAGCTCCCTGGTCCTGGCGAACCTGGAGAAAAGCTCCTTCCGTGTAGAGCGCTAGCAATTCAACCTTTTCCTCTGAAACTTTCAGATTCTGAGTCCTGCCCAGAACAGCCCAGAGAATTTATGCCAGAAATTCTGCACCTATTTCCAAAATGA